Proteins from a genomic interval of Flammeovirgaceae bacterium SG7u.111:
- a CDS encoding histidine kinase translates to MGYKPTFINLIRVTILLSLVIGLISFISLLIAEMDVYQASVLALMGVVTIILIGIADIYIFDAGFDNTTVRSEKRKLRGRFLVSLAVSPVVYVVTWILFTPLTGNAPFLWLQLRGLIILLFSSWIMNGLIIMLYKYVFLRHSSTQSEIENLQLKSLVSETANQVLKQQIHPHFLFNVLNTIKSLYKQDIQQGEEYLVHLANFLRASISGPTSKTVSVDAELQLCRDYIAMQRIRFGDALTYKVDLPPEVLNQRFIPYFSVQLLLENAIKHNVLTEEAPLNISVTKEGEYIKVANNLQQRTSSKESSTMQGLFNLTERYKLISGDEVHISQEERCFSVKIKLLSDEYSNN, encoded by the coding sequence ATGGGATACAAGCCAACCTTCATAAACCTGATTAGAGTGACTATATTGCTGTCACTAGTAATAGGCTTGATATCTTTTATTTCCCTTTTAATTGCTGAAATGGATGTTTATCAGGCAAGTGTGTTGGCTCTTATGGGCGTAGTGACCATTATATTGATAGGGATTGCCGATATTTATATTTTTGATGCAGGGTTTGATAATACTACTGTACGATCAGAAAAACGGAAGCTGAGGGGACGTTTTTTAGTCTCTTTGGCTGTCAGTCCAGTAGTGTATGTTGTAACTTGGATATTATTTACACCATTAACAGGTAATGCCCCTTTTCTCTGGCTACAATTACGTGGCCTTATCATTTTACTATTCTCAAGTTGGATAATGAATGGCTTGATCATAATGCTTTATAAATATGTCTTTTTACGTCATTCTAGTACACAGTCTGAAATAGAGAACCTTCAGTTGAAATCGTTGGTGAGTGAAACGGCAAATCAAGTGTTGAAGCAGCAGATCCATCCGCACTTTTTGTTTAATGTACTGAATACGATAAAATCTTTATACAAGCAGGATATCCAGCAAGGTGAGGAGTACTTGGTTCATTTGGCTAACTTTCTAAGGGCATCCATATCGGGACCTACTTCCAAAACGGTAAGTGTAGATGCTGAACTCCAACTTTGTAGGGATTATATTGCAATGCAACGTATTCGTTTTGGGGATGCGCTCACGTATAAGGTGGATTTGCCGCCAGAGGTTCTTAACCAACGCTTTATACCCTATTTCTCTGTACAGCTGCTGTTGGAAAATGCGATCAAGCATAATGTGCTTACAGAAGAAGCTCCGCTCAATATTTCTGTGACCAAAGAAGGGGAGTATATCAAGGTAGCCAACAATCTCCAACAAAGAACATCATCCAAAGAATCTTCTACCATGCAAGGGCTGTTTAACCTAACGGAGCGGTATAAATTGATTTCGGGAGATGAAGTACATATTTCCCAAGAGGAGCGTTGTTTTTCCGTTAAGATAAAACTGTTGAGCGATGAATATAGTAATAATTGA
- a CDS encoding DUF6268 family outer membrane beta-barrel protein produces the protein MIKKTSLLIVLQLVVLYAFGQQAQEDYRKHMMDSIKEAYIDELAFKTPAMRQLIFSTEYLGSGDISSKLNGDPFFDGTTQTTRYFVNMNIPITHIGKNSISGSIGVSHQRISMSEIESYNSDIQVHDMDIEKTVLNGSLRLTRVDSLFNRPIVYMVYTTGLIDPETSQIKLLVGGLGLLTLRKTQKSALSLGLVLTTDPTSPLPVIPFITYETKLSPTTDLSLGISGVGVRKMLGKKASIAFSNGLGGSLMLLQYDMPSFDGLYFPKKSTYSTLELKSGLTFEYLITKKTIFTLNTGATYFAASNTIEQGKASDPFIKNKLGIVPFAQVGVSFLPFWKGFGK, from the coding sequence ATGATTAAAAAAACCTCTCTTCTGATTGTACTTCAGCTTGTTGTTCTTTATGCCTTTGGGCAACAAGCCCAAGAAGATTATAGAAAGCATATGATGGATTCTATTAAGGAAGCTTATATAGATGAATTAGCTTTTAAAACTCCTGCGATGCGGCAGTTAATTTTTTCAACGGAGTACCTTGGTTCAGGAGATATCAGCTCAAAATTAAATGGGGATCCATTTTTTGATGGAACCACGCAAACTACACGCTATTTTGTCAATATGAATATTCCTATCACGCATATTGGTAAAAATAGTATATCAGGCTCAATAGGTGTCAGCCATCAACGTATTTCGATGAGCGAAATTGAGAGCTACAATTCAGATATTCAAGTCCACGATATGGATATTGAGAAAACAGTTTTGAATGGTTCTCTGAGGCTGACAAGAGTAGACTCTTTATTCAATCGTCCCATAGTTTATATGGTTTATACTACGGGTTTGATAGATCCTGAAACGTCACAGATTAAGTTGCTTGTTGGCGGTTTGGGCTTGCTTACGCTCAGAAAGACTCAAAAATCTGCCTTGTCACTAGGTTTAGTACTGACCACTGACCCTACCTCTCCTTTACCAGTGATTCCATTTATCACTTATGAGACAAAGCTAAGCCCAACAACGGATTTGTCATTAGGCATCTCTGGGGTTGGTGTACGAAAAATGCTAGGGAAAAAAGCATCAATCGCCTTTTCGAATGGCTTGGGGGGAAGCTTGATGTTGCTTCAATATGATATGCCAAGTTTTGATGGCCTATATTTCCCAAAGAAATCCACCTATTCAACACTTGAGTTAAAATCGGGTCTTACATTTGAATATTTGATAACAAAGAAAACTATATTTACGCTGAATACAGGAGCAACTTATTTTGCAGCCTCTAATACAATAGAACAAGGCAAAGCTTCGGATCCTTTTATCAAAAATAAATTGGGGATAGTGCCTTTTGCTCAGGTTGGCGTTTCATTCCTGCCATTTTGGAAAGGGTTCGGCAAATAG
- a CDS encoding TolC family protein: protein MMEKIWMVIRSTSLLAFFISATILEAQSQSMSLKECIEYGLENHRSNKIYTNDLHAAEAKIQQGKSAYLPQVSINGEIDDNLKVQTSVIPGSIVGSDQDMRVAFTKQFSTNITAQVEQTIFDQSLITSFKAYRYTRQEAELNKELNDESIIYNVVTAYYHVLVSREQLAFLSENIEIYKKQMAIADLRVAKGVMTEVDQNRIKVNYHNTLSQLNVAENTLTFSENQLKNYMGFPLADQIQIDSIALSEKIFDLAAQHDKTAFNSEVRTDFKLSQVNVSLLEIDEKRLRAQALPQLKAFGRYGGVGFGDNLSESFSTIADFATVGVKLNIPIFTGFNRVSQVKQAQFSLQNAKENLELQKENFALEYENSHNKLVQSRANLDNDDRTLELSRSVFQSTDLQYEKGVVGLTDWLDTQRSLRDSQSSYLTSLFSFYESLVELEKANGTLKNFYNSLQ from the coding sequence ATGGAAAAAATATGGATGGTAATTAGGTCAACAAGCCTCCTGGCCTTTTTTATTTCTGCAACTATTCTTGAGGCACAAAGCCAGTCGATGTCTCTCAAAGAATGTATCGAATATGGGCTAGAAAACCACAGGAGCAATAAGATTTATACCAATGATTTGCATGCCGCCGAGGCAAAAATTCAACAGGGCAAATCGGCTTACTTGCCCCAAGTAAGTATTAATGGGGAAATCGATGACAATTTGAAGGTGCAAACTTCGGTGATTCCCGGAAGCATTGTAGGCTCCGACCAAGATATGCGCGTGGCATTTACCAAGCAGTTTAGTACAAATATAACTGCGCAGGTAGAGCAAACCATTTTTGATCAATCGCTGATCACTTCTTTTAAAGCATATAGGTACACTAGGCAGGAAGCAGAACTGAACAAAGAGCTCAATGACGAGTCGATTATTTACAATGTGGTGACGGCTTATTACCATGTGTTGGTTAGCCGTGAGCAACTCGCCTTTCTTAGTGAAAACATCGAAATTTATAAGAAACAGATGGCTATTGCCGATTTGCGCGTAGCCAAAGGGGTGATGACGGAGGTGGATCAGAATAGGATCAAGGTTAATTACCACAATACTCTTTCCCAACTGAACGTGGCGGAAAACACCCTCACTTTTTCCGAAAACCAGTTGAAGAACTATATGGGCTTTCCACTGGCAGATCAGATCCAAATTGATTCGATCGCACTTTCTGAAAAGATTTTTGACCTAGCGGCGCAGCACGATAAAACTGCTTTTAACTCCGAAGTACGTACCGATTTTAAGCTGTCCCAAGTAAATGTTTCTTTGTTGGAGATAGACGAGAAAAGGTTGCGCGCCCAAGCATTGCCCCAGCTGAAGGCTTTTGGAAGGTACGGTGGCGTTGGTTTTGGCGATAATTTATCAGAATCATTCTCTACCATTGCCGATTTTGCTACAGTAGGCGTGAAGCTCAATATCCCGATTTTTACTGGATTCAATAGGGTTTCTCAAGTAAAACAAGCACAGTTCAGTTTGCAAAACGCCAAAGAAAATTTGGAGCTTCAAAAAGAGAATTTTGCCTTAGAATATGAAAACTCGCACAACAAACTCGTGCAATCCCGAGCAAATTTGGATAATGACGATCGAACACTTGAGCTGTCGAGGTCGGTATTCCAATCGACCGACCTTCAGTACGAGAAAGGCGTGGTCGGGCTTACCGATTGGTTGGACACACAACGCTCTTTAAGAGACTCACAATCTAGTTATCTCACTTCGCTATTTTCATTTTACGAGTCGTTGGTAGAGCTCGAAAAAGCAAATGGTACTTTGAAAAATTTCTATAACTCTTTGCAATAA
- a CDS encoding LytTR family DNA-binding domain-containing protein, whose amino-acid sequence MNIVIIEDEKLTANDLANTIKEYDPAIEIVAKLHSVKDALRYFYEGVKPDLIFSDIELGDGLSFEVFQAVKLYVPVVFCTAYDEYALEAFKANGIDYLLKPFTFKTVSASLDKFYKITQASKTAEVDQLGNVMRLLEKREPEPPSTILVHYKDKILPIKLQEIAVFYLENQVVHLITFDRKVYFPDKSLEELEKITGKGFFRTNRQSLVNREAIVDVSHRLSRKLWVNLSVPIKEAVTISKEKSTSFLNWLAMGS is encoded by the coding sequence ATGAATATAGTAATAATTGAAGATGAAAAGTTGACTGCCAATGACTTGGCAAATACAATCAAAGAATATGACCCTGCTATAGAAATAGTAGCAAAATTACATTCTGTCAAAGATGCGCTTCGGTACTTTTACGAAGGAGTAAAGCCGGACCTTATCTTTAGCGATATCGAGTTAGGAGATGGCTTAAGCTTTGAAGTATTTCAGGCAGTAAAGCTGTATGTTCCTGTGGTTTTTTGCACCGCATACGACGAATACGCATTGGAGGCTTTCAAGGCTAATGGAATAGATTATCTGTTGAAACCCTTTACGTTCAAAACGGTAAGTGCTTCCTTGGACAAGTTTTACAAAATAACACAAGCATCCAAGACCGCAGAGGTCGATCAGTTGGGGAATGTGATGCGCTTATTAGAAAAGCGTGAACCTGAGCCTCCATCGACTATTCTCGTGCATTATAAGGACAAAATATTGCCCATAAAGCTGCAAGAAATTGCCGTGTTTTACCTCGAAAACCAGGTTGTTCATTTGATTACCTTTGACCGTAAAGTTTACTTTCCAGATAAAAGCTTGGAAGAGCTGGAGAAAATAACGGGCAAGGGTTTCTTCCGCACGAATAGGCAAAGTTTGGTGAACCGCGAGGCAATCGTGGATGTTTCACATCGCCTTAGCCGCAAGCTTTGGGTAAACCTCTCCGTGCCCATCAAAGAAGCCGTGACCATAAGTAAAGAAAAGTCTACCTCATTTCTGAATTGGCTTGCCATGGGGAGCTAA
- a CDS encoding efflux RND transporter permease subunit, which translates to MSISEIAIKRPLLIVVIFFSLILFGTMSYFNLNYNLLPKIQVNVVSVTTVYPGASASEVESSVTKKLEDAIASIEGLDQITSSSQEGVSQITATLKASADLDNAERKIQRKVDQIGNELPEDINKPIVSKVSLDETPVIKAGVTSSRSPKSLYDLVDNQIKPILQNIAGVGQINIIGGDEREIQVNILPEKLKGYHLNIDQVSQAISSANRSFPAGRVKTQQSTTSIRFDANVTSIDQIKKIIVFKSRSSTIYLEDIAEVVDATAESTAINHVDGLPSIGIQVVKQGDANAVDVSDLVKKKFAELEKEYEGDELAFVVSSDQSTYTLASAHAVMEDLGLAVVIVGIVMLAFLHSFRSSMFVMIALPCSIIPTFIAMYIFGFSLNLMTLMAMSLVVGILVDDSIVVLENIYRHMEMGSDKRKAALDGRNEIGFTALAITLVDVVVFLPLAMSGGIIGSILREFALVVVFSTLMSLFVSFTITPLLVSRFGKLKHLTGNTLWGKINLGFEDFITNLKNDYGDALTFLLRKKRWLLSAVILMIVGSITLLAKGFIGFAFIPNSDQGEISITLELEPTASIYQTNMLAQEAEEIMMKRPEVTRVFTSVGFLVGGVSGAGNNNNMAELTVSLCDKEQRSQTSQEFGLEMQRLLTATIPGVKVSAAAVAISGGGSSVPIQIAVLGLDLKQVRQIADQIMEVTRSVPGTQYVALSVKDQKPEIEVSLDRDKMTLLGLNASQVGMAIQNSFSGNDQSKLKEAGDEYDINIRLDPNHRSSISDVENLSFTNMDGQTFLLSQFAKVGYVMGESVLQRSDRIGAITVQSNVIGRPVGSVTAEIKDEIAKMSLPAGVSVEFLGDAKNQGEAFGSLGLALITAIILVYLIMVALYENAVYPFVVLFSIPVALIGALLALALTMESLNIFTIIGIIMLLGLVSKNAILIVDFTNQLRGEGKSVREALIEAGKERLRPILMTTLAMVFGMLPIAIASGPGAEMKNGMAWVIIGGLISSMILTLFVVPAMYLIIDSIISKFQKKTEVQLQAQSI; encoded by the coding sequence ATGTCAATATCAGAGATAGCCATAAAACGGCCACTGCTCATAGTGGTTATTTTCTTTTCGCTCATTCTTTTTGGAACAATGAGTTATTTCAACTTGAATTATAACTTGCTTCCAAAAATACAAGTCAACGTGGTAAGTGTTACCACTGTGTATCCAGGCGCTTCGGCATCGGAGGTAGAAAGCTCCGTTACCAAAAAACTGGAAGATGCCATAGCATCGATAGAAGGATTGGACCAGATCACCTCAAGCTCTCAGGAAGGTGTTTCCCAAATAACGGCAACATTAAAAGCAAGTGCCGACCTCGACAATGCCGAACGTAAAATTCAGCGGAAAGTAGATCAAATAGGCAATGAGTTGCCTGAGGATATCAATAAACCAATCGTCTCCAAGGTAAGTTTGGACGAAACGCCGGTAATCAAAGCGGGTGTTACTTCTAGTCGTTCACCAAAGTCTCTTTACGATTTGGTGGACAATCAAATTAAACCGATCCTTCAAAATATTGCTGGTGTTGGTCAGATAAACATCATTGGCGGAGATGAGCGGGAAATTCAAGTAAATATTTTACCTGAAAAGCTCAAAGGATATCACCTCAATATCGATCAAGTATCACAGGCTATCAGCAGTGCAAACCGCTCTTTTCCAGCTGGTAGGGTTAAAACCCAACAGAGTACCACCTCCATTCGTTTTGATGCCAACGTGACTTCTATCGATCAGATCAAAAAGATCATTGTGTTCAAAAGCAGGTCGAGCACGATCTATCTGGAAGATATTGCGGAAGTGGTAGATGCTACTGCCGAATCTACGGCTATCAACCATGTGGATGGATTGCCTTCCATAGGTATTCAGGTGGTGAAGCAAGGCGATGCCAATGCGGTGGACGTGAGCGACTTGGTAAAGAAAAAATTTGCGGAGCTAGAGAAAGAGTATGAGGGCGATGAATTGGCATTTGTGGTCTCTAGTGACCAGAGTACCTACACATTGGCTTCGGCGCATGCGGTAATGGAAGACTTAGGCTTGGCAGTGGTGATTGTTGGTATTGTAATGCTGGCATTTTTGCACAGCTTTAGAAGCTCGATGTTTGTCATGATCGCCTTGCCGTGTTCTATTATACCCACGTTCATAGCAATGTACATATTTGGCTTTTCCCTAAACCTTATGACCCTTATGGCCATGTCGTTGGTGGTAGGTATTTTGGTGGATGACTCCATTGTGGTATTGGAGAATATCTACCGGCATATGGAAATGGGCTCGGATAAGAGAAAGGCGGCACTAGATGGCAGAAATGAGATTGGGTTTACCGCTCTTGCCATCACCCTCGTCGATGTTGTGGTGTTTTTGCCCTTGGCTATGAGTGGGGGGATCATCGGATCCATCCTTAGAGAGTTCGCATTGGTTGTGGTTTTTTCTACGCTCATGAGTTTGTTTGTGTCCTTCACCATTACCCCGCTATTGGTAAGCAGGTTTGGTAAATTAAAGCATTTGACAGGGAATACCTTGTGGGGGAAAATAAACCTAGGTTTTGAAGATTTTATTACGAATCTAAAAAATGACTATGGCGATGCCTTGACCTTCCTCTTGAGAAAGAAACGTTGGCTGCTATCTGCGGTGATTCTCATGATTGTCGGCTCTATCACCCTGCTAGCGAAAGGATTTATTGGGTTTGCCTTTATTCCAAATTCTGACCAAGGAGAGATTTCTATTACCTTAGAACTTGAACCTACGGCCTCTATTTATCAGACCAATATGCTTGCCCAAGAGGCTGAAGAGATCATGATGAAGCGACCTGAGGTAACGAGGGTGTTTACCAGTGTGGGCTTTTTGGTTGGCGGAGTTTCTGGTGCTGGAAACAACAATAACATGGCGGAACTTACCGTTTCGCTTTGCGATAAAGAGCAGCGGAGCCAAACCTCACAGGAATTTGGGTTAGAGATGCAGCGATTGTTGACAGCGACTATCCCTGGTGTGAAAGTATCTGCGGCAGCGGTTGCCATATCTGGTGGGGGCAGTTCAGTTCCTATCCAAATAGCGGTGTTGGGCCTTGACCTGAAACAAGTAAGGCAAATTGCCGATCAGATAATGGAAGTGACCAGATCAGTGCCCGGAACCCAGTATGTGGCTTTGTCGGTAAAAGACCAAAAGCCCGAAATAGAAGTGAGTTTGGATAGGGACAAAATGACCCTGTTGGGCTTGAATGCGAGCCAAGTCGGGATGGCAATCCAAAACTCATTTAGTGGCAATGACCAAAGCAAGCTCAAAGAAGCAGGCGATGAATACGACATCAACATTAGGCTAGATCCTAACCATCGTTCCAGCATCAGTGATGTGGAGAATCTGTCTTTTACGAATATGGATGGGCAGACTTTTCTTCTTAGCCAATTTGCTAAAGTAGGGTATGTAATGGGAGAAAGTGTATTGCAACGAAGCGATAGGATTGGTGCTATCACGGTTCAGTCTAACGTGATCGGTCGCCCAGTAGGTTCTGTTACTGCCGAAATAAAAGATGAAATTGCGAAAATGAGTTTGCCTGCTGGGGTTTCAGTCGAATTCCTTGGCGATGCAAAGAACCAAGGAGAGGCATTTGGCAGCTTGGGCTTGGCATTGATCACAGCTATCATCTTGGTGTACCTCATCATGGTGGCGCTGTATGAAAATGCTGTCTACCCATTTGTTGTATTGTTTTCCATTCCTGTAGCACTGATCGGGGCTTTGCTTGCCTTGGCACTTACCATGGAATCGCTCAATATTTTTACCATCATCGGTATTATCATGCTCTTGGGACTGGTGTCCAAAAATGCAATCCTGATCGTCGATTTTACCAACCAACTCAGGGGAGAAGGCAAATCGGTAAGGGAAGCCTTGATTGAGGCTGGGAAAGAACGTCTCAGGCCAATTTTGATGACCACCCTTGCAATGGTTTTTGGTATGCTTCCTATCGCCATAGCTAGTGGTCCTGGAGCTGAGATGAAAAACGGGATGGCATGGGTAATTATTGGTGGTCTTATCAGCTCTATGATTTTGACACTATTTGTGGTGCCAGCTATGTACCTCATTATCGATTCGATCATTAGCAAGTTTCAGAAAAAAACTGAAGTACAACTTCAAGCACAATCCATCTAA
- a CDS encoding efflux RND transporter periplasmic adaptor subunit yields the protein MKRKYTILIISIILVGLMGFKLYFNKEKINESKNAAVSEPVLIPVKTATADVLSVNLKIIKTGKLAPFKESKVMLPTGGIVQQIRFELGDNVREGQVLAVIDNRANELELEKMETKVAKLKNDLETYKELYEGKAATREKLKDVQQSYDEAVNQVKQLSKKVNDAYVKAPISGIVASKSLENGAFANMGAELTEIVNLSTMKVEVNLTETEVYQVAKGQEVKISTNVFPDKVFTGKVTFISPQADAAYNYAVEVTLDNRGDVVLRSGTFVYADFSKELNETVLAIPRQALMESISQPSVYVVKKDEQVEERKVEIGKEINGNIEILKGLKQGEVVVTTGHINLKDGTKVRIAN from the coding sequence ATGAAACGCAAATACACTATTCTCATCATTAGTATAATACTTGTTGGATTAATGGGCTTCAAACTTTACTTCAACAAGGAGAAGATAAATGAGAGCAAAAATGCTGCTGTGTCTGAACCGGTGTTGATCCCCGTAAAAACAGCAACGGCTGATGTGCTCTCGGTTAACTTGAAGATTATCAAAACGGGTAAACTTGCTCCATTTAAAGAGAGCAAAGTGATGCTACCTACTGGTGGGATTGTCCAACAAATTCGATTTGAGTTGGGCGATAATGTCCGTGAAGGCCAGGTGCTTGCGGTGATAGATAACCGTGCTAACGAACTTGAGCTAGAGAAGATGGAAACGAAAGTAGCCAAGCTTAAAAACGACCTTGAAACGTACAAGGAATTGTACGAAGGAAAGGCTGCTACTAGAGAAAAGCTAAAAGATGTGCAGCAAAGCTATGACGAAGCAGTAAACCAAGTAAAGCAACTGAGCAAAAAAGTAAACGATGCGTATGTGAAAGCGCCCATTAGTGGAATAGTTGCCAGCAAATCGCTAGAGAATGGAGCGTTCGCCAACATGGGTGCCGAATTGACTGAAATAGTCAACCTTTCTACCATGAAGGTTGAGGTAAACCTGACAGAAACGGAGGTGTACCAGGTTGCAAAAGGCCAGGAAGTAAAAATAAGTACCAATGTTTTTCCAGATAAAGTATTCACTGGCAAAGTGACTTTTATAAGCCCTCAGGCAGATGCGGCATACAACTACGCTGTGGAAGTGACTTTGGACAATAGGGGAGATGTAGTATTGAGATCAGGAACATTTGTGTATGCGGACTTTTCGAAAGAATTGAACGAAACTGTACTCGCTATCCCTAGGCAAGCGCTTATGGAGAGCATTTCACAGCCTTCTGTGTATGTGGTGAAAAAAGACGAGCAAGTGGAAGAGAGAAAGGTTGAAATAGGCAAAGAAATCAATGGAAATATTGAGATTTTGAAAGGCTTGAAGCAAGGAGAAGTGGTGGTGACAACGGGCCACATCAACCTAAAGGATGGTACTAAAGTTCGAATAGCAAACTAA